The genomic segment AAAAACGTTTTTTATAAAATAGTTgttcaattatatatttattctcAAAACGACTTTAAAGAGTAGATCTCACGggtagtattttgtgagacgaatctcttatttgggtcatctataaaaaaatattactttttatgcttggagtgttactttttattgtgaatatcggtaggattgactcgtctcacagataaagattcgcgagaccgtctcacaaaagatttttttctatttcttcAGTTTCTTTCGATGCTCGCACTGTCTTTGTCTCCAGTCTCCcctgtaagtttttttttttccttcaaaaaaaaatatatatatatatatatatttctattGATTAAATCCCGTGAACATGTGAACCGTGTGCGAGGATcccttgttttaaattatttattagtGGTATAAATCATGCAGCGTATAAgttgaataataattttattttattgatgaGCTTCATCCGCTATCTTTTGTTGcatatttgataaaatttcaGACTAACACAATAGTCTATACATTATGTTAGTCAAATATATTGTATTAAGCAAGTCATGTGTGACATATTCGTTTGAAAATGTGTTGACATGAATAATGAAACGCGTGATGACAAATGATTTGTTAGTGTGTGAATTGGGTAATAATACAAATTGAACGATAGTTTGGTTAATTTGTTCATATTTACTGTGCAATTagacacacacataatatggtaaCAATAGCAAACATGTATTTGTACATATGtggcttttattttattttctttaacattAGAAATGTtgtcaaatgttattttattattatgatcTGAAGCTGGACCACCAATCTTAAGGGGCCATAATGTACGTAGTActgttatttaattttctttgagctatcacttttttttattttatatttgaacACTAAATATAGTGAAATATAATTCAATTTTGTTATTCGAAATTTGAACATTATTTTTGAGAAGTTATATatgtaaaaacaattatttattgaAATATAAATATTCCACGTGTGTAGGAAGATAGAAAATAACGGTGTTCATGTATAACCTTGCCATGATTTTTCATAAAACTATTTACTCGTGAGGTTAAATTTGtttagatatatatattatgacttattattattacataaatcttaaatttcaaGTACATAATTATGTCGTTGCCCGAAACTAATTGacggtttaaaataaaaaaaaatgctaAAGAATGAAAGTTaatatctatctatctatctattttattttattaaagttgaagACATGGTAGAAACTGTAAAGGACATCAAAACATGTATATCCATTTTTGCCCCCTCCATTATGGACAGATTAACAAAAACTGTTTTCTATCAAAATTGCAGCGTAATCATTCACTGTTTTTATAAGGCAAAAACTcgcgtgagacggtctcacgtgttgtattttatgagacagatattttatttgaatcatccatgaaaaaatattatttttttagctAAGAGTactaatttttattgtgaatatcggtaggattgacccgtctcacagataaatatttgtgagaccgtctcacaagagacatactgtTCTTATAAATACATTTTGATTctctttaaatataaatcaaatgaattataaaaaaatattacgtgCATCGATAtactattattatataaaacaaCAACACCTTAGTTGATATCTTGGTATGCTCAACCTTAAATCATATTCATTTTATAAACATACACGAAATCACGTTGTATAATTTGCTCTAAAATATTGATTTGGGTTACGTAATCGACacgttcatttttttttttaattttgaattcaGACGAGAAGAATTGGATTTGCTAGAATATTTTGTTGCGGTTGATtgatgaaatatagaaaaataatGAAAGATGATTTGGTGGACACCGTTAATGGTTGGGGGAGGATAGAAAACGGAGGCGCAAGGAAATATGAAAACGACTCCACCAAATAACAATGGCTCAATTGGGTCATCTAAGAGCATGTTTGATAAAGCATGCGTTTCAGTTAATCGACCATTGCAAATCTCGTCcgaattttgtttaaaatgacacataaattttatgttttaattacgtataattttattttattataattatgtacaattttattatattttgtaaataataaattgtttaaaaaaCTTATTTCATAGACAAAAGAATTGTTAGTAAATTAGtgataatcaattaattaatattactTGGAAACTAATAAAGAAAATTTGGTTCCAGCTAAATTGAAGATATATGAAGCCTTGTCCCAGCTCCCACCTCTCTCTCTCGATTTTGACTCCAAACCCCCACACACGGACACAACTCATACACGCAGAGGGAGAGATCGTCGACGACACGCCATCGGCCCTAGCCCACGTTCTATTTATCCCCAAATCTCATCTCACCAATTCCCCTTTCCTCAGATTTATAGGTCCATTTCACTATAATCCCTTTCACATCTGTGAGTGACCGTGTGTTCCTCCTCACTTTTATGTGTGTTTTATCATCCGGCTGGTCGCGGTTTAAAGCGTTCGTGGTGTTAATTGTGCGTTTGGTATGTGGGTTTAATGGAGATGCAGGTGTAGCAACATGTAGTGGACGTAAATCTCATCATTTCATGAGATGGCGCCAGCATGCACCGCATAAGATACTTGGGTTCGAGAGCTGTGGTTTTAGATCGTTTATTTAGCTGAATTGGGTTATACGATGTCGCATCAGGTCGTGAAGGTGAGACGGGAGGCGGTGGTGCCATGCATGACATGCCCCCTCTGCCACAAGCTCTTCCGCGACGCCACAACCATTGTAGAATGTCTCCACACGTGTGAGTGCTGCTCGATGGTCTTTTTTGAATCATGATTTTTCTTGTATTCGTGGGAGAGTATTCCAATTTTGCCTTGCTTTTTAGCGTTTTCGAGTTTCTTGGTGATCTGGGTTTCGCTAGCACCTCGGTTTGTCGTTCAGATTGCGTGTTAATTATTACGTTATTTAGATTTTTTCGTGGGTAAATTGAGCTTGTTTTTATGGTTTAGTGGTTCCTTGCGAGTTTCTCTCTTGTCTGAATTGTCGCGTTATGTTAACGTTTGATTGATTTTATGTCAGTGGGGAAATTCATATGCTTGTCGAGCTTTCACGTGAGCTGAATTTCTTGACGGGTTTCCTGTTATAATGGTTTGATTCATGTGTCGTAAAACATTTTAACGGTGATACTCTTGGATATAGGAATATTTTTAATCTACTAAATGGGGACGTTTATCTGCTTTGGTTTTGATGTATTAGCGAACCAACATAGTATCTGATTGGGGGCACATGGCTTTCAACGGTCCTTTGTCTACCCCACTTAATTTGATTGAAGTCTTGAATCATTGGGACTCGAGATCTTGATAAAAATTTGGGTGATATTTACTATTGGTTATCAAGCAATTAATGTAATTCTTTTTTCTGTGGCAAGCAGTTTGCTGTGTTTGGGGAaagattaaaaaattgcatttaATGTAATTCGTTTTTTGTGTCTCAGACTCTGAAAGACATCTTTTAATCTTTGCTCATTTGGACCTTTTGAGCTtgaataaatgttttataaGTTTTCATGGTGTAGTtttattctttttcttttgatgtGAACTTGAtgttctttttcatgaatacCACATAGTTTGCCAGAAATGTATATACAAGAAGCTGTCTGACGAAGAAATGGAATGCTGCCCCGTATGCAACATAGATTTGGGTTGTGTTCCCTTGGAAAAGTTGAGGTGAGGTCTTCAAATTCATCATTTCTTTGTCCAGTTGTGCATTATTGccatctctctctctctctctctcaactACACATTGGTGCAAACATAAACATGCTTAAGCACCCACAACACTCACAAGAAGTCAGTTGGTTTATTATAATCCTTTCTCGACTAGTAACACAGAATTTTATGTAAAGTGAAAGCAGTCATTGCTTTAATTTCTCATTTTTCCCTAACCATTTTAGTGAAGAATTATGCAGAACATTGCATTCCTTCACAATTGCATTCCTTCACAAGTTCAACTCCTACATTTTATTTCACTTTGTTCCCACCTCAATGTCTTGACAGTTTAGAATTCATTGGCAGTTGTAATTTTAGGGACACATGGGCTTTGTTTTCTGCGTGGAAGTCATTGAAATCTGGTATTTGGAAAAAAATGTTGTGCTTCTTGTTTTCTTGTGTACGATGTGCTTCTGATGATCATAAATTTTATTGACCTGGAATGATTAGCTGCTCAACGGCAGTCCCTGCCAAAAGCACAGAGGAATTGAATGTTCATTGTTGTGCACTTATTTGTGGTGAAATAATAGAGAGTCTGTGTCAAATGAAATAGGAACAAAGAAACCAAAACATGATAAGTTCTATGTTGAGGAATGTTTGCATGTTTGCACATATCGTGAGAACTTCACATCATTGAGTGTGAATGGTATTGTTTGTACACTTCGATAACGGCCTCATTTCTGTGCTTATTTTGAATATGTGGATGTGTTGTTactgtataattttttttaacattaacAGGATTTTGCATGTTTTGTACAAGGAACTTCGTTTTTCCTCAAGCAtctcaatattttcttttaacacTGACAGGCCGGATCATAATTTGCAAGATGTAAGGGCAAAAATATTTCCTTACAAGAGGATAAAATTGAAGTCCCCTGAAATTGCAACTCCTATTGCATTACCTGCAAAGAGAAAGGAAAGGTCTCTCTCATCTCTGGTGGTTAGCACTCCCAGAGTATCAGCACAGAGTGGAATGACTGGAAGAAGGTCAAAATCCACGGTAAGAAAAGCATCACGAGGTTCTAGTTTTAGTATTGAGAAACCAATTAAGAAAGATGATGACTCCACCGAGGACCATCATGAAAGCTCTGGCTCACCAGAGACATTGAACAAACTTACTCAAAATACGAGGCAGGTATGGGATAAAGTTCTGAAGCTTATGAACATCAGTACATCTTTCCCGCATTGGGGGCCTCAAATCCCCTGTTTTTTATTGACAGATGTTGCTCTTCATGCTTACTGATATTATTGTTGCAGAACAATGCTGCTGTGGAGTCATCAACTAACCATATTTCTGATAAGGGAAGAGAAAATGGTTCGTCGCCTTGGGAAGGGAAATCTGATATTTGGAAGCCTTTAACTTGTTTGGTGGAGGCAGCAAACAGGAGTAAATCTTCAAAGTATGGAACCCAAGGTTCAGTTGCCAAATCATCAGCTTTGCAATCCCATGACAGTGATGGACTTCTTAATAAAGTCAAGAACAAGGAACACAGGCAGAAATCAAAAGATCGAGATGAGAATGACTATATCCCTCCAGAGTCAGAAAAGCCTAAAAAGCTGCGCAGAATTCGGCAGAAAAAGGCACCAAATTTTGGAGAATGTAGGATTCCTCCCCAGGCTCTGATCGACGCTATAAGCTCTAGATTTGAGAGAAAAAATCACCCGATTTGGTTCTCATTAGTGGCAGCTGATGAACAGTAAGCAGTTTTTGTGTAATC from the Primulina tabacum isolate GXHZ01 chromosome 16, ASM2559414v2, whole genome shotgun sequence genome contains:
- the LOC142528668 gene encoding E3 ubiquitin protein ligase DRIP2-like isoform X2, whose protein sequence is MSHQVVKVRREAVVPCMTCPLCHKLFRDATTIVECLHTFCQKCIYKKLSDEEMECCPVCNIDLGCVPLEKLRPDHNLQDVRAKIFPYKRIKLKSPEIATPIALPAKRKERSLSSLVVSTPRVSAQSGMTGRRSKSTVRKASRGSSFSIEKPIKKDDDSTEDHHESSGSPETLNKLTQNTRQNNAAVESSTNHISDKGRENGSSPWEGKSDIWKPLTCLVEAANRSKSSKYGTQGSVAKSSALQSHDSDGLLNKVKNKEHRQKSKDRDENDYIPPESEKPKKLRRIRQKKAPNFGECRIPPQALIDAISSRFERKNHPIWFSLVAADEQEGDATPLPQISAGYLRIKGMR
- the LOC142528668 gene encoding E3 ubiquitin protein ligase DRIP2-like isoform X1, which codes for MSHQVVKVRREAVVPCMTCPLCHKLFRDATTIVECLHTFCQKCIYKKLSDEEMECCPVCNIDLGCVPLEKLRPDHNLQDVRAKIFPYKRIKLKSPEIATPIALPAKRKERSLSSLVVSTPRVSAQSGMTGRRSKSTVRKASRGSSFSIEKPIKKDDDSTEDHHESSGSPETLNKLTQNTRQNNAAVESSTNHISDKGRENGSSPWEGKSDIWKPLTCLVEAANRSKSSKYGTQGSVAKSSALQSHDSDGLLNKVKNKEHRQKSKDRDENDYIPPESEKPKKLRRIRQKKAPNFGECRIPPQALIDAISSRFERKNHPIWFSLVAADEQEGDATPLPQISAGYLRIKDGNIPVSFIQKYLTRKLDLAGEDEVEIKFMGHAIIPTLTLNNLVDLWLQATSTERVSATIGSSAKDFVMVLGYARKIPDP